The Anopheles coluzzii chromosome 2, AcolN3, whole genome shotgun sequence genome window below encodes:
- the LOC120952335 gene encoding uncharacterized protein LOC120952335 has product MAGIIRSTLAGRNAVALLTQKSVDVTCFRYASSNRVKRIKKPEITNRDANQAKAAAMRAEAEEQSLLYEGKRFESVAQSLSARGYLRAIKPYTPPENVAEQVLKLAKENGLTDARKPFGGMEKKFAFLSACGKALGHWVPNSMLHEVQTVEDATIFYQTPIDTRLPLDAIRSVELPENLHIQQDYVRFHPETDTMFGGKSAFPKSSTVVTGLKYKQKYRGHEAKKSWP; this is encoded by the exons ATGGCTGGCATTATTCGTTCTACACTTGCGGGAAGGAATGCGGTCGCACTGCTCACCCAAAAGTCTGTG GATGTCACATGCTTCCGGTATGCCAGTTCAAATCGCGTGAAGCGCATCAAAAAGCCAGAAATTACCAATCGCGATGCGAATCAGGCCAAAGCGGCTGCAATGCGTGCGGAGGCGGAAGAGCAGAGCTTGCTGTACGAGGGCAAGCGGTTTGAATCGGTCGCACAATCCCTTTCCGCTCGAGG CTACTTACGCGCAATCAAACCCTACACGCCACCGGAAAACGTTGCCGAGCAGGTGCTTAAGTTGGCCAAAGAGAATGGTTTGACCGACGCCAGGAAGCCGTTCGGTGGGATGGAGAAGAAATTTGCATTTCTGTCGGCATGCGGAAAAGCGCTCGGGCATTGGGTGCCGAATTCAATGCTGCACGAGGTACAAACCGTGG AGGATGCCACGATATTCTACCAAACACCAATCGACACACGACTTCCGCTCGATGCGATACGCTCGGTAGAGCTGCCGGAAAATCTCCACATCCAGCAGGATTATGTGCGCTTCCATCCGGAAACGGATACGATGTTCGGTGGAAAGTCGGCCTTCCCGAAGAGTTCGACGGTTGTGACCGGGCTGAAGTACAAACAGAAATACCGTGGCCACGAGGCGAAGAAATCTTGGCCATAG
- the LOC120961371 gene encoding transcription factor grauzone-like: MDEKCRLCLARLENLRSNATIEEEGFREKLKTLFSFPITSIEAFPSTVCVQCEARVSDFHTYHEQVKSNQDQLWSTQHQKYFEKVKVEPAPDADYDVFDLPFVEVEPVEDAPKESCKNDEQLDVLAIDSDLDDGMKLEDEYNPPSSSAASNNNSDDSEYEVKPRRSKRVTDTADRTRTTRRGRSPKSEAATRSPGEQKKKSPIVVRRGQATNQKLREFYDMKCEMCEEQLESFNALKKHYYQTHRTRGYIKCCGRTFHKQYRLLEHLSYHVGSSMVRCEECNKTFSSRSYLLVHRSRVHGQPEDRPYKCTQCHQSYALECHLKAHIVSHVRVNCTICGKELASAHSLRTHMINMHGNRENHICDTCGREFRSRPAFERHVKLHLGLEVTKQMQCEVCHKWLNSKRALKVHLQLVHMEAGQTFQCDICSQQYPNSRALANHKQFVHVKERFKCEECGKLFKRQLYLKEHVAALHTRKPLYSCEVCGATFNSNANKYSHRKNKHPVEWEERRKQQLQQPKEQQQQQQQQQEQAVSL, translated from the exons ATGGACGAAAAGTGTCGATTATGTTTGGCTCGGCTGGAAAATCTACGCTCAAACGCCACCATCGAGGAGGAGGGTTTTAGAGAAAAGCTTAAAACACTGTTCAGCTTCCCG ATCACCTCAATCGAAGCATTCCCATCGACGGTGTGCGTGCAGTGTGAGGCAAGGGTGTCCGATTTCCACACCTACCATGAGCAGGTGAAAAGCAACCAGGATCAGCTGTGGTCGACCCAGCATCAGAAGTATTTCGAAAAGGTCAAGGTAGAGCCCGCCCCAGATGCCGACTATGACGTGTTTGACCTGCCGTTCGTAGAAGTGGAACCGGTTGAAGATGCGCCGAAGGAGAGCTGTAAAAATGACGAGCAGCTGGACGTGCTGGCCATAGACAGTGATCTCGACGATGGGATGAAGCTGGAGGATGAGTACAATCCTCCGAGCAGCAGCGCTGCTAGCAACAATAATTCAGACGACAGTGAGTACGAGGTGAAACCCCGGAGGTCGAAACGCGTGACGGACACGGCAGACCGCACGAGAACGACACGGCGCGGACGGTCCCCGAAAAGTGAGGCAGCCACGAGGTCGCCCGgtgagcagaagaaaaaatctcCCATCGTGGTGCGGCGGGGCCAGGCAACCAACCAAAAGCTGCGCGAGTTTTACGACATGAAGTGCGAGATGTGCGAGGAGCAACTGGAATCGTTCAACGCACTGAAGAAACACTACTATCAAACGCACCGAACGCGTGGCTACATCAAGTGCTGCGGGCGCACGTTCCACAAACAGTACCGGTTGCTGGAGCATCTGTCCTACCACGTCGGCTCGAGCATGGTGCGGTGCGAGGAGTGCAACAAAACGTTCAGCAGCCGAAGCTACCTGCTGGTGCACAGGAGCCGCGTCCATGGGCAGCCTGAAGATCGGCCGTACAAGTGCACCCAGTGCCATCAGTCGTACGCGTTGGAGTGCCACCTGAAGGCGCATATCGTGTCGCACGTGCGGGTCAACTGTACGATCTGCGGGAAGGAGCTGGCGAGTGCTCATTCCCTCCGCACGCACATGATCAACATGCACGGCAACAGGGAGAACCACATCTGTGACACCTGCGGGCGCGAGTTCCGCAGCCGGCCGGCGTTCGAGCGGCACGTTAAGCTACACCTCGGGCTGGAGGTGACCAAACAGATGCAGTGCGAGGTGTGCCACAAGTGGCTCAACAGCAAGCGGGCGCTCAAGGTGCACCTGCAGCTGGTGCACATGGAGGCGGGCCAAACGTTCCAGTGCGATATCTGCTCGCAGCAGTACCCGAACAGCCGGGCACTGGCCAACCACAAGCAGTTCGTGCACGTGAAGGAGCGGTTTAAGTGTGAGGAGTGCGGCAAGCTGTTCAAGCGGCAGCTCTACCTGAAGGAGCACGTGGCCGCCCTGCACACCCGCAAACCGCTCTACTCCTGCGAGGTGTGCGGTGCTACATTCAACTCGAACGCGAACAAATACTCCCACCGCAAGAACAAACATCCGGTGGAGTGGGAAGAGCG